One part of the Streptomyces sp. NBC_00286 genome encodes these proteins:
- a CDS encoding RNA polymerase subunit sigma-70, whose amino-acid sequence MDFEPYRGELVAYCYRMLGSFHEAEDLVQETMLRAWKARDRYDSTRASVRTWLYRIATNACLTALQGRVRRPLPSGLAAPSDDPGAPLTPAFDIPWLQPFPDARFDTEVRADLRLALVAAMQVLPPRQRAVLVLREVLEFTAAEVAEQLGTTATAVNSALQRARAALADVGGLDEVTEPDDPEVRAAIQRYMQAFEAADVPALVRLLTDEAVLEMPPVPLWYRGSRDYGLFMDRVFQMRGTGWGMRQLTANGQPALAAYAPEPGGGLRLHTLQVFTVTGGRIAHNVVFADPRVCAAFDLPQQISSGEFRRAR is encoded by the coding sequence ATGGACTTCGAGCCGTACCGGGGTGAGTTGGTTGCGTACTGCTACCGGATGCTGGGCTCGTTCCACGAAGCAGAGGACCTGGTGCAGGAGACGATGCTGCGCGCCTGGAAGGCCCGCGACCGTTACGACAGCACGCGCGCGTCCGTACGAACCTGGCTGTACCGGATCGCGACCAATGCGTGCCTGACCGCGCTGCAGGGGCGTGTGCGGCGGCCGTTGCCGTCCGGCCTTGCCGCGCCGAGCGACGATCCCGGGGCACCGCTCACGCCGGCGTTCGACATCCCGTGGCTGCAGCCGTTTCCCGACGCCCGGTTCGACACGGAGGTACGAGCCGACCTGCGACTCGCGTTGGTGGCGGCGATGCAGGTCCTGCCGCCGCGGCAGCGGGCGGTGCTCGTGCTCCGTGAGGTACTGGAGTTCACCGCCGCCGAGGTCGCCGAGCAGTTGGGCACCACGGCCACGGCCGTCAACAGCGCACTGCAGCGGGCCCGCGCCGCTCTCGCGGACGTGGGTGGCCTGGACGAGGTCACTGAGCCGGACGATCCCGAGGTACGCGCCGCGATCCAGCGGTACATGCAGGCCTTCGAGGCGGCGGACGTCCCCGCGCTCGTGCGGCTCCTCACCGACGAGGCGGTCCTGGAAATGCCGCCGGTGCCGCTGTGGTACCGGGGCAGTCGCGACTACGGCCTGTTCATGGACCGTGTGTTCCAGATGCGTGGGACCGGCTGGGGCATGAGGCAACTCACCGCCAACGGGCAGCCCGCGCTGGCCGCGTACGCGCCGGAACCCGGCGGCGGGCTTCGGCTGCACACGCTCCAGGTCTTCACGGTCACCGGCGGCCGGATCGCGCACAACGTCGTGTTCGCCGATCCGCGCGTATGCGCGGCATTCGACCTGCCGCAGCAGATTTCTTCCGGCGAGTTCCGCCGGGCGCGATGA
- a CDS encoding esterase-like activity of phytase family protein: MRLRSVLATLTAGLTAATCLTAAGATATAAAGAPPRNACSPSVSIDGFSDALDKTTYEGTFVGNFSALAVDRDGKLAALSDRSSLFTLDRKTLAPRSVVALADENKAALDSEGLVIERDGTRLVSSEGEPTVRRYGPDGTILGRLPVPEYMRVAPAGRAATNQTFEALTFRNGGRTLLAGMEGSLSGDTAGIVRFQTWNRHGSQDFRLAAQYGYRADTGLGVVETTATPDGRLLVLERGFTSGVGNTVRLYAADLRRATDTGGIENLTGQDGVRLIKKTLLADLVNCPTLGATAKQPQPNPLLDNIEAMTITGHRHGRLKILLASDDNQNDAQITRFYSLRVRL, translated from the coding sequence ATGCGCTTGAGATCCGTACTCGCGACCCTTACCGCCGGCCTGACCGCGGCCACCTGCCTCACCGCCGCCGGAGCCACAGCCACAGCCGCCGCCGGAGCCCCACCGCGGAACGCCTGCTCCCCCTCCGTCTCCATCGACGGCTTCTCCGACGCCCTCGACAAGACGACGTACGAGGGCACCTTCGTCGGTAACTTCTCCGCGCTCGCCGTCGACCGGGACGGCAAGCTCGCCGCCCTCTCCGACCGGTCGTCCCTCTTCACCCTGGACCGGAAGACGCTCGCGCCCCGCTCCGTCGTCGCGCTCGCGGACGAGAACAAGGCCGCGCTCGACTCAGAGGGCCTGGTCATCGAGCGGGACGGTACGCGGCTCGTGTCATCCGAGGGGGAGCCGACGGTTCGCCGGTACGGGCCGGACGGGACGATCCTTGGCCGCCTCCCCGTGCCGGAGTACATGCGCGTCGCCCCCGCCGGACGTGCCGCCACCAACCAGACCTTCGAGGCCCTGACCTTCCGCAACGGCGGCCGCACCCTGCTGGCCGGCATGGAAGGCTCCCTGTCCGGAGACACGGCCGGCATCGTCCGCTTCCAGACCTGGAACCGCCACGGCTCGCAGGACTTCCGCCTCGCCGCCCAGTACGGCTACCGCGCGGACACCGGCCTCGGCGTCGTCGAGACCACCGCGACCCCCGACGGCCGTCTCCTCGTCCTGGAACGCGGCTTCACCTCGGGTGTCGGCAACACGGTCCGCCTCTACGCCGCCGACCTGCGCCGCGCCACGGATACCGGCGGCATCGAGAACCTGACCGGCCAGGACGGCGTACGCCTGATCAAGAAAACCCTCCTCGCCGATCTCGTGAACTGCCCCACCCTTGGCGCCACCGCAAAGCAGCCCCAGCCCAACCCCCTCCTCGACAATATCGAGGCCATGACGATCACCGGCCACCGCCACGGCCGCCTCAAGATCCTCCTGGCCAGCGACGACAACCAGAACGACGCGCAGATCACCCGCTTCTACTCCCTGCGCGTACGCCTCTGA
- a CDS encoding ABC transporter ATP-binding protein, with the protein MAAQQGESSGWARRLAGYAWRYPKDVVLALGSSLAGMAVMALVPLVTKVIIDDVIGDKTRDMAPWAGALIGAALLVYVFTYIRRYYGGRLALDVQHDLRTEMYKAITRLDGRRQDELSTGQVVGRATSDLQLIQSLLFMLPMTIGNVLLFLISLGIMASLSLPLTGVALAVAPALWFIAKHSSSRLHPATWYAQGQAAAVAGVVDGAVSGVRVVKGFGQEDQETGKLREVGRRLFAGRLRTIKLNARYTPALQAVPALGQVAMLALGGWLAVRGHITLGTFVAFSTYLAQLVGPVRMLAMVLTVGQQARAGAERVLELIDTEPSIEDGTKPLPADAPATVEFDDVSFGYADSSQPVLDGLSFEIRPGETLAVVGSSGSGKSTVSLLLPRFYDVTRGAVLVGGHDVRELTLESLRAAIGLVPEDSFLFSDTVRANIAYGRPDATQEEIVTAARAAQADRFIAELPDGYDTKVGEQGLTLSGGQRQRVALARAILTDPRLLVLDDATSAVDARVEHEIHEALKHVMEGRTTLLIAHRRSTLNLADRIAVLDGGRLADIGTHEELQQRSPLYRRLLTDPDELGGVSPGHTQPACPVEDTSVRDELDAEFDAERGITPKLWTGDREPRDAAMDGMPATPELLAQVEALPPANDKPDIDEARAVTPEESYGLRRLLRGFGLPLLVSLGLVAVDAGMGLLLPVMIRNGIDDGVSKVAEGAVWTASLLALLTVIVQWVAQTGEIRMTGRTGERVLYALRLKIFAQLQRLGLDYYERELTGRIMTRMTTDVDALSTFLQTGLVTAFVSVVTFFGIMVALFVIDIQLALVVFATLPPLIIGTVFFRRSSVKAYELARERVSVVNADLQESVAGLRIVQAFRRERGGRERFTAGSDSYRKARIRGQWLISVYFPFVQFLSSVAAAAVIIVGAGRIDAGTLSTGALVAYLLYIDLFFAPVQQLSQVFDGYQQASVSLGRVQELLQEPTSTKAADKALEVPSLRGEIAFEDVDFAYKDDEEALSGVKLHIPAGQTVAFVGETGAGKSTLVKLVARFYDPTSGRVTVDGTDLRALDLTSYRHRLGVVPQEAYLFQGTVRDAIAYGRPDATDAEVEAAARAVGAHDMIATLDGGYLHEVAERGRNLSAGQRQLIALARAELVDPDILLLDEATAALDLATEAQVNQATDRIAGRRTAHPSPDHHPSSSAYARTTLIVAHRLTTAARADRVVVMDHGRVAEDGTHEELLERGGRYAELWQMFLGEPVAAPLSQ; encoded by the coding sequence TTGGCAGCGCAACAGGGGGAGTCGAGCGGCTGGGCACGGCGGCTCGCCGGATATGCGTGGCGGTATCCGAAGGACGTCGTGCTCGCGCTCGGCTCCTCGCTCGCCGGCATGGCGGTCATGGCGCTGGTCCCGCTGGTCACCAAGGTGATCATCGATGACGTCATCGGGGACAAGACCCGGGACATGGCCCCATGGGCGGGCGCCCTCATCGGGGCGGCCCTCCTCGTCTACGTCTTCACATACATCCGGCGCTACTACGGCGGCCGGCTCGCCCTCGACGTCCAGCACGACTTGCGGACCGAGATGTACAAGGCGATCACCCGACTCGACGGGCGGCGCCAGGACGAGCTGTCGACCGGGCAGGTCGTCGGCAGGGCGACCAGTGACCTCCAGCTGATCCAGAGCCTGCTGTTCATGCTCCCGATGACGATCGGGAACGTACTGCTCTTCCTGATCTCCCTCGGGATCATGGCCTCGCTGTCCCTCCCGCTCACCGGCGTCGCGTTGGCCGTCGCCCCCGCCCTGTGGTTCATCGCCAAGCACAGCAGCAGCCGGCTGCACCCGGCCACCTGGTACGCGCAGGGTCAGGCCGCCGCCGTCGCGGGAGTCGTCGACGGCGCCGTCAGCGGCGTACGCGTGGTGAAGGGGTTCGGGCAGGAAGACCAGGAGACCGGGAAGCTGCGAGAGGTCGGGCGGCGGCTCTTCGCGGGGCGGCTGCGGACCATCAAGCTCAACGCCCGCTACACCCCCGCACTGCAGGCCGTACCCGCGCTCGGGCAGGTCGCGATGCTCGCGCTGGGCGGCTGGCTCGCCGTACGCGGGCACATCACCCTCGGTACGTTCGTCGCCTTCTCGACGTACCTCGCCCAGCTCGTCGGGCCCGTGCGCATGCTCGCCATGGTGCTCACCGTCGGGCAGCAGGCCCGCGCCGGTGCCGAGCGCGTCCTTGAGCTCATCGACACCGAGCCGTCCATCGAGGACGGCACGAAGCCGCTGCCGGCCGACGCGCCAGCGACCGTCGAGTTCGACGATGTGAGCTTCGGATACGCCGACTCCTCGCAACCCGTTCTCGACGGGCTCAGCTTCGAGATCCGCCCGGGCGAGACTCTCGCCGTCGTCGGCTCATCAGGCTCCGGCAAGTCCACCGTCTCCCTGCTCCTTCCTCGCTTCTACGACGTCACGCGCGGCGCCGTCCTCGTCGGCGGCCACGATGTGCGCGAGCTGACCCTCGAATCGCTGCGCGCCGCGATCGGGCTCGTCCCCGAGGACTCCTTCCTCTTCTCGGACACCGTGCGCGCCAACATCGCGTACGGCCGCCCCGACGCCACCCAGGAGGAGATCGTCACCGCGGCGCGGGCCGCGCAGGCGGACCGGTTCATCGCCGAACTGCCGGACGGGTACGACACCAAGGTCGGCGAGCAGGGCCTGACCCTCTCCGGCGGGCAGCGCCAGCGCGTCGCCCTCGCCCGCGCGATCCTCACCGACCCCCGCCTGCTGGTCCTCGACGACGCGACCTCGGCCGTGGACGCCCGCGTAGAGCACGAGATCCACGAGGCCCTGAAGCATGTGATGGAGGGCCGTACGACTCTCCTCATCGCCCACCGCCGTTCCACGCTCAACCTCGCCGACCGCATCGCCGTCCTCGACGGCGGACGGCTCGCCGACATCGGTACGCACGAGGAACTCCAGCAGCGTTCACCCCTGTACCGGCGTCTGCTCACCGACCCGGATGAGCTGGGCGGCGTCTCGCCGGGGCACACCCAGCCCGCCTGCCCGGTCGAGGACACGTCCGTACGCGATGAACTGGACGCCGAGTTCGACGCCGAGCGCGGGATCACGCCCAAGCTGTGGACCGGCGACCGTGAGCCCCGGGACGCCGCCATGGACGGGATGCCGGCGACACCCGAACTCCTCGCCCAGGTCGAGGCCTTGCCTCCGGCGAACGACAAGCCCGACATCGACGAGGCGCGGGCGGTCACCCCGGAAGAGTCGTACGGGCTCCGCAGACTGTTGCGGGGCTTCGGGCTCCCCCTTCTCGTCAGCCTCGGCCTCGTCGCCGTCGACGCGGGCATGGGACTGCTGCTGCCGGTCATGATCCGGAACGGAATCGACGACGGTGTCAGCAAGGTCGCCGAGGGCGCGGTGTGGACGGCGTCCCTGCTGGCCCTGCTCACCGTGATCGTCCAGTGGGTGGCGCAGACCGGTGAGATCCGTATGACGGGACGTACGGGCGAGAGGGTCCTGTACGCGCTCCGGCTGAAGATCTTCGCGCAGCTCCAGCGGCTCGGACTCGACTACTACGAGCGGGAGTTGACAGGCCGGATCATGACCCGGATGACGACCGACGTGGACGCCCTGTCGACGTTCCTGCAGACGGGACTCGTCACCGCCTTCGTCTCGGTCGTCACCTTCTTCGGCATCATGGTCGCGCTGTTCGTGATCGACATCCAGCTCGCGCTCGTCGTCTTCGCGACGCTGCCGCCGCTGATCATCGGCACGGTCTTCTTCCGCCGGTCGAGCGTGAAGGCGTACGAACTCGCCCGTGAGCGCGTCTCCGTGGTGAACGCCGACCTTCAGGAGTCGGTGGCCGGGCTGCGGATCGTGCAGGCGTTCCGGCGTGAGCGCGGCGGCCGGGAGCGGTTCACGGCAGGCAGCGACAGCTACCGCAAGGCGCGCATCAGGGGGCAGTGGCTGATCTCGGTGTACTTCCCCTTCGTGCAGTTCCTGTCGTCGGTCGCGGCGGCCGCGGTGATCATCGTGGGCGCGGGACGGATCGACGCGGGGACGCTCAGCACCGGTGCGCTGGTCGCCTACCTGCTCTACATCGACCTGTTCTTCGCGCCCGTGCAGCAGCTCTCGCAGGTCTTCGACGGCTACCAGCAGGCGAGCGTCTCGCTGGGCCGCGTCCAGGAACTGCTCCAGGAGCCGACCTCCACCAAGGCCGCCGACAAGGCGCTCGAAGTCCCGTCCCTGCGGGGGGAGATCGCCTTCGAGGACGTCGACTTCGCGTACAAGGACGACGAAGAGGCCCTGAGCGGCGTGAAGTTGCACATCCCCGCCGGACAGACCGTGGCCTTCGTCGGCGAGACGGGCGCGGGCAAGTCGACGCTGGTCAAGCTGGTCGCCCGGTTCTACGACCCGACGAGCGGACGGGTCACCGTCGACGGCACCGACCTGCGCGCGCTGGACCTCACCTCGTACCGGCACCGTCTGGGCGTCGTCCCCCAGGAGGCGTACCTCTTCCAAGGCACGGTCCGGGACGCCATCGCGTACGGCCGCCCGGACGCCACCGACGCCGAGGTGGAGGCCGCCGCCCGCGCGGTCGGCGCGCACGACATGATCGCCACGCTCGACGGCGGCTACCTCCACGAGGTCGCCGAGCGCGGCCGCAACCTCTCCGCCGGGCAACGCCAGTTGATCGCCCTCGCCCGCGCCGAACTCGTCGACCCCGACATCCTCCTGCTCGACGAGGCCACCGCCGCCCTCGACCTGGCCACCGAGGCCCAGGTCAACCAGGCCACCGACCGCATCGCGGGCCGCCGCACCGCCCACCCGTCGCCCGACCACCACCCCTCATCGAGCGCTTACGCGCGCACCACCTTGATCGTCGCCCACCGCCTGACCACGGCGGCCCGCGCGGACCGGGTCGTGGTCATGGACCACGGCCGGGTCGCGGAGGACGGCACCCACGAGGAACTGCTCGAACGGGGCGGGCGGTACGCTGAGTTGTGGCAGATGTTCCTCGGGGAGCCCGTCGCAGCCCCGCTGTCGCAGTGA
- a CDS encoding IS4 family transposase, translated as MQCVITREIAVAEGLYAPGHLGELTQIVPFEMVDTVLAECGAVQRRLRKLPARVVVYLLLAAALFEDCGYRAVWGKLTAALDALPLPSVTATALWHARCRLGPRPLQALFDLLRGPASTIGTTGARWAHLLVVAIDGTYLDVPDSPHTRACLGKGSNRFNTAGYPQICLTALVACGTRAVLDAAFGPRSTGETTYGRRLLRSLTPGMIVLLDRGFSGNAFLEHTAATGADFLARLTATRKPPLLRRLPDGSFLSRIATVDVRIIECEITITTTAGRHTGVYRLATTLLDHRTHPAFELVKLYHERWEVESAYFAIKKSMLGRRVLRARTMPGIAQEVYALLTVYQAIRTAIADATGTVPGTDPDRASFSAALQAARDQVVQAANVIAGTTIDLVGAIGHAVLNQLMPARRLRVSPRAVKRPLSRYAYKSLRVDRRTYKATISIDILSTTAISP; from the coding sequence CCGAGTGCGGGGCCGTTCAGCGTCGGCTGCGCAAGCTGCCTGCCCGCGTCGTCGTCTACCTGCTGCTGGCCGCCGCGTTGTTCGAGGACTGCGGCTACCGCGCCGTGTGGGGCAAGCTGACTGCCGCGTTGGATGCGCTGCCGCTGCCGAGTGTCACGGCAACAGCCCTGTGGCATGCCCGCTGCCGCCTGGGACCCCGCCCGCTGCAGGCCCTGTTCGACCTCCTGCGCGGCCCGGCGAGCACGATCGGTACCACCGGGGCACGCTGGGCCCACCTGCTGGTCGTCGCCATCGACGGCACCTACCTCGACGTCCCCGACAGCCCCCACACCCGCGCCTGCCTGGGCAAGGGGTCCAACCGGTTCAACACCGCCGGCTACCCGCAGATCTGCCTGACCGCCCTGGTCGCCTGCGGCACCCGCGCCGTCCTGGACGCGGCCTTCGGACCACGCAGCACCGGCGAGACCACCTACGGCCGGCGCCTGCTGCGCTCCCTGACACCCGGAATGATCGTGCTGCTGGACCGCGGCTTCAGCGGCAACGCCTTCCTTGAGCACACCGCCGCCACCGGAGCCGACTTCCTGGCCCGCCTGACCGCCACCCGCAAACCGCCCCTCCTGCGGCGCCTGCCGGACGGCTCCTTCCTCTCCCGCATCGCCACCGTCGACGTCCGCATCATCGAATGCGAGATCACCATCACCACCACCGCCGGACGCCACACCGGCGTCTACCGTCTGGCGACCACCCTGCTCGACCACCGCACCCATCCCGCGTTCGAGCTGGTCAAGCTCTACCACGAACGCTGGGAAGTGGAGTCCGCCTACTTCGCGATCAAGAAATCCATGCTCGGCCGCCGGGTCCTGCGCGCCCGCACCATGCCCGGCATCGCCCAGGAGGTCTACGCCCTGCTCACCGTCTACCAGGCCATCAGGACCGCCATCGCCGACGCCACCGGCACCGTCCCCGGCACCGACCCAGACCGCGCAAGCTTCTCCGCCGCCCTCCAAGCCGCCCGCGACCAGGTCGTCCAGGCCGCGAACGTGATCGCCGGCACCACCATCGACCTCGTCGGCGCCATCGGCCACGCGGTCCTGAACCAGCTCATGCCCGCCCGCCGCCTGCGCGTCAGCCCCCGCGCCGTCAAACGCCCCCTGTCCCGCTACGCCTATAAAAGTCTCCGCGTCGACCGACGCACCTACAAGGCCACCATCAGCATCGACATCCTCTCGACAACAGCCATCAGCCCATAA